The Vitis riparia cultivar Riparia Gloire de Montpellier isolate 1030 chromosome 3, EGFV_Vit.rip_1.0, whole genome shotgun sequence genome segment CTTTTAGTGCTTTCAAGAGAAATATTCTAATAGAGTAAGGGGTTGATTTGCTGTTATTGGAGAAATGCCCTTTGAATACTCAAAAACTTTGAGAATGCACATGCCATTAAACCTTATATAGGCCGTGACTGGTTAAATTAATTGAGAGGAACTTCAACTCATGACCAGCAAGGATTCAATCCCTAGAATGCATATATAGTCAATCATGTTGCTTACTATGAAAGATGAATGGCTGCTTCTGAAGAAAATTTAAACcgcataggatcacatgttgacatttaagcatgcattgAACGGAAAAACGGAAACGTTCACCTTGGTTAATTCCGTGAAAGaccatttcttcctcttttctggTGTTCTTGAAGCTCCTTCAGTGCTTGATGGTGCGAGAATTACGGgttaatgagctcttcccttctACACCTAGATTCAGTCCAAAACGAGAGTGCGTGCTCTCTTTCAGCCCAAAGGAGGAAGGAGCAGGGAGCCATTACTTGCCAAAAAAcactcttccttttcttttatatatatatatatatatataaatataaataaatatattcatatatatatcacacacattatttggaccaccacttgacttaatgggccagtcaagtgaattagggtgagcccataaaaaatcaagcaacaatatgtgtccagtccagtcccattatggaccacaatgcaaaaataaataacactgatttatgacattattaaattgattataagtccacacataaaaattccaacagcttcatctctctctctctctctctctctctctctctctctctctctctctctctctctctctctctctctctctctctctctctctctctctctctctctctctctctctctctctctctctctctctctctctctctctctctctctctctctctctctctctgcagCATGCCACTTGAGCCCTTAGAGACCTTTTAGTTGGGAACTATCACAAAAGAACACTACTTAATTTcgagaggaaaaagaaaatcaggTAGAtgttttcaatcataaattattggacatagcatataaattatttcaCATAAACCTTCAAGCACCCTTCCTTGTCAAGGAAACGATTAGATTAGTGGACTGCCATTTCTCTGTCACTATGCAGTCAATTATCTTCTCAGTAACCCTACTGAACAGATCATCCATAATTTCTAGTCCAAAGTGATGTTTCAGCATGGGCTCTCCCACTGCTCTCAGCATATCTGAGACAAGTTTTCCACTTTCTTGCTCGTCAAACCCCTCGTCCCTGTTCATGTTGGGATCCCACTCCATATTGAAAACTTCAAGTCTGTTGAGAGTAAAAGATCCTTGTGCCTCAATCAACCTCCTCACTTCCTCTGCAGTAGGCCCATAATATGGCAGATTGAATGAGTCCAGCTTTGCCTCTGGGACCAACCCCTGGAGTACTTGATTGAACACAATGTTTTAAGAACCGAAATTAAGGAAATTATaccaccaaaaaaagaaaaaaagaaatacctGTAACACCATGTCATTGAGTGCCCTTCCAAGTAACTCCCAATGGAAACAAGGGTCATCACTCCTCATACTCCCCATGACTGTTAGGACCATGCCACCCCTGGGGACTATCTCTTCTGAACGCCACCTCAAGAACAACGTGAAGTCTCTTTCAAATTGCTCAAAATATGCTTTGAAAACTCCAGGAGGGCTTGTCTTTGCTATGCATATATTCCCCTTGTTCAATACTTGACCCGTTTCCAGTTCTTTGGGAACCTGTTACACCCAATATTCAACACATGGattcaaaaaatatctaaatagtTTCTAAATTTCTACAATCAAGCATAGTATAAAAGGGATTGATGGCTGACCCGAGAAAGCCAATGGAGACTATAAGAAGAATGAACAAAATGCATGGTATTGTTAGGGAAGAGATTGCGATAGAAAGACCCAGGCGCGCCAACAATGAAACATGCCCCAAATCTTCCtcccttctccttcttcacctCCTCATAAAAGCTTGGCAATGACTTGAAAAGAGTGTTGAAGTCATTTCCAGGAAGATCATTAAGGAACACTTGCAATGCTGGTGGCCTACGATTCAAGAGGGTGCAAGTGGTGGCGATAGCATCCAACATCTGAGAAACGACAATAAGTGTGTTGGGACCAGAAGAACATCCTAAGTCTGCTACCTTCAAACACTCAGGAAACATGTTGCCGGCATACACCTCCTTGATGTTTTCCTCCAGTACAGGCTTTGCTTTGGCTATCACGGCTCTCTGCAACAAAATGTAAGCATTTTCATAAAgaagtttttggaaaataatactGGAAACAACGATAAAACAAAAACCCTCGAGAGAGAGACCGCAAGACGTGAATTATTTGCATAGCTAGTCTTTCCAGTTCCATCATTCATACGGAGGACTCGCTCTACTTCCATTGTTGGCTTATGACTGACGCTGATGGTATGTGATTCTGATCAGATATGGCTTCCTGATACGCAATATGGAGTTGGGTGCCCCATGTGCCCCCTTAGGTATATAGCAATGTCATTGTAGCGGGcatgcctaaaaaaaaaaaaagatttaaagtgaataattatttttatatcttacatATGGctcattcaaaaattatataaaaaaatattttattctaatcCACTCATAGTTATCCACTTATTGAAACTAACAATGTTTCTTAAGTAATAAGACTTATATTAATAAGCtaattttcatggttttaaaaataggaCTAGATCGATGGGTCGATCACCGTTCCGGTTCCGTTGTGATTTGAACTGTCCAACAGTCGCTTCCCCTTGCTGCCTCTCCACCTGCAGAACACTGGAGCTGCCACTGTTGGCCAACGAGGACGCCGACGTCACCGATAGTCCTCTTCCACGTGGAGTTGTAAAGTTCCTAGTtccattgtttttaaatttttatttttcatgtttaatattttatttttaattgcattatttcatatttttaatattcatcgaaccatttctattttctacattttgTTTAGAATctttagattttatatttttgtgtaatttatttttatttttatttattttaattttacattaatttttaaaatttcttatttgagtttaaatttaggtagaatttatttttttattttttataattttaataatatataaaaaatatatatatttataaggtCACCGATTCGACCATCGATCCAACCAATGAACCATGAATCAGTAATTTTTTCGATTCAATAACTAGTTTTCGATCAATGAATTATGAACTgataactttttcggttcaataaacgatttagttttaaaaatattattaattttaattatatttttattcgcAAATAAAAGCCAATAACTCCCGTATTTTCAAGActgctaatatttttttattattttccagtCTTCCTTGTGTCTAATCCATGCGTTGCAGCCATTGCAACCAcaattcttcatcttcacccGCCACAATTCTACAATTCTTTGTTATTACCATATCTTATGGTTTTACTTTTCTTGACGGCAGCAGTTCCTCCACATTTTAATCCGTCCCTTTCATCCACAGCAACAGCCACAATTCCACCAATCAGACCGTCGACCATCAGCCCAACCGCTAAATCGGTGGGCCAGCTCGGCCGGTTCAGAACCCAAGAACAGCCATATCAAAGCCCAATGGGctgcttcttcttttttctttcctttttttcaaagCCCAATGTCCAATGTCCAATGTCCAATGTCcatgtttttaacttttctattcTTCCAAAAGCCCATTAAATATAAGGCCCAATGTGAAGCCCTCATACAATCGTTTGACTCGGTTGACTGATGCACTTTGAATGGCATTTTTATGGGGCAGCTTGGGACCTTTGGGTCACTGCATTTTGATGTGGGATTCAAAGGGCCATTTAGAGGGCTAAAAACAATGTACAAACAAAGGGAATATGCACAgcatctttagaaaaaaaataaaaattcaccaCTATATTATCTTAACTACTCTTCATAGGAAaggatttaatatatatataattcaaaaaattaaaaataaatataaaaatttatgatttatgataataaataataagataaaagtaaaacaactaataattttaaaaataataaaatatatagctattaaaatctaaacaactttaaataataaattcttattttatataaacaattgtaagttaaatatatttaataaaattaaaaatattaaaattttaatgaatcttTTTGTTATCCTTATTATAATTTCATCACTCAATATTAATGATATGAAatgtgtttaaaaattttaatttttatatatttaaaattttaataatatataaattccAATTCGATCGTGATTCAATCATCGATCAAACTATTGAACCataaatcaataacttttttggtttaattattAGTtcgattataaaaaatatcaattctaagttcaaaaaagaaagtgaaaatgaTAATCATTGATATTCCCACAACTTAATGGATAAATTGTTGCTATTATTAACTCGTATAAAGGGACCTTTTTACATTTCGAGCCTATTATGAAGAAAAGGGCTACCTAAAACACATGCTTAAGATCATCCTATGATAATGTTTAAATGCTTATGTGTGATAATTATTTTAGGTCTTAATATTTAGATAGTGTTTCTTTGTTTGTTGAATTTGAATAGATtgattttaacttaaatttaaataaatttgaatgtcATTAAGtgtttaagttatttatttattttatcaatatttgaatttttaaaattaaaattatttatcaccataagaaaaaagttttattgtgtttattatttaaaaaaaaaattataacgaTTAATGTCAAGTGTTTaagctatttatttatttatttttataaacatttgaatttttt includes the following:
- the LOC117911804 gene encoding salicylate carboxymethyltransferase-like, with protein sequence MEVERVLRMNDGTGKTSYANNSRLARAVIAKAKPVLEENIKEVYAGNMFPECLKVADLGCSSGPNTLIVVSQMLDAIATTCTLLNRRPPALQVFLNDLPGNDFNTLFKSLPSFYEEVKKEKGGRFGACFIVGAPGSFYRNLFPNNTMHFVHSSYSLHWLSRVPKELETGQVLNKGNICIAKTSPPGVFKAYFEQFERDFTLFLRWRSEEIVPRGGMVLTVMGSMRSDDPCFHWELLGRALNDMVLQGLVPEAKLDSFNLPYYGPTAEEVRRLIEAQGSFTLNRLEVFNMEWDPNMNRDEGFDEQESGKLVSDMLRAVGEPMLKHHFGLEIMDDLFSRVTEKIIDCIVTEKWQSTNLIVSLTRKGA